A DNA window from Azotosporobacter soli contains the following coding sequences:
- a CDS encoding protein tyrosine phosphatase, with protein sequence MQNILFVCSRNKWRSLTAEKIFSGRSAYSVRSAGTEEQARVKVTAGHIGWADIIFAMEKKHVRRLKEKFADALREKKLICLQIPDEYRFMDEQLVELLQEQVALYIDLK encoded by the coding sequence ATGCAGAATATTTTATTTGTTTGCAGTCGCAACAAGTGGCGGAGCCTGACTGCGGAAAAGATATTTTCTGGCCGGAGCGCTTATAGTGTACGCTCGGCCGGGACAGAAGAACAGGCACGAGTTAAAGTGACTGCAGGTCATATCGGTTGGGCTGACATCATCTTTGCAATGGAAAAGAAACACGTGCGTAGACTAAAAGAAAAGTTTGCGGATGCGTTGCGGGAGAAAAAGTTGATCTGCCTGCAGATACCAGATGAATATCGGTTTATGGATGAACAATTAGTGGAACTTCTGCAAGAGCAAGTAGCGTTATACATTGATTTAAAATAA